One window from the genome of Pseudomonas sp. L5B5 encodes:
- a CDS encoding efflux RND transporter periplasmic adaptor subunit: protein MNQMTPTSEQRRQQRRQRLARHKPKLLAMALLTLLLAGAALWLPEAQLPHGTGEEAPVLKVSSVLVRPGTVGQSLFISGSVVPREEIAIGTALQEQRVASVRVEEGDQVMAGQILAQLETSTLDAQVQQAEATVQRTAALIRQHRALNAEARSSQGRIDQLGSIGAASAQQVDQQRAQARSAEANLAAARAEHEQALAQLADARAQQQKAVVRAPVAGVISERHARIGALSASEPLFRLIRDNQLELDGEVTQKGLFLLDVGTQIQVQAAGVAEPVIGTVRLLAPKVDPLSRRARVRIALAAAPGLRAGSFATASLELPHQASSLVLPQRALTFVSDQQASVMVLGLDGKASLRQVRVGRRDGIQVELLSGLAEGERVVAQASAFVREGDVVSLGDDQPQATP, encoded by the coding sequence ATGAACCAGATGACCCCCACCTCCGAGCAACGGCGCCAACAGCGGCGTCAGCGCCTGGCCCGGCACAAACCCAAGCTGCTGGCCATGGCGCTGCTGACCCTGTTGCTGGCCGGGGCAGCACTGTGGCTGCCCGAGGCCCAGTTGCCACACGGCACTGGCGAGGAGGCGCCGGTACTGAAGGTCAGCAGTGTGCTGGTCCGGCCTGGCACGGTCGGCCAGAGCCTGTTCATCAGCGGCAGCGTGGTCCCCCGCGAGGAGATCGCCATCGGCACGGCGCTGCAGGAGCAGCGTGTCGCCTCGGTGCGGGTGGAGGAAGGTGATCAGGTGATGGCCGGACAGATCCTGGCGCAGTTGGAAACCAGTACCCTGGATGCCCAGGTGCAACAGGCCGAGGCCACTGTGCAGCGCACCGCGGCGCTGATTCGCCAGCATCGGGCATTGAACGCCGAGGCCCGTTCCAGCCAGGGCCGCATCGACCAATTGGGCAGCATCGGCGCCGCCAGTGCCCAGCAAGTGGATCAGCAACGGGCCCAGGCTCGATCCGCCGAGGCCAACCTGGCAGCGGCCCGGGCTGAGCACGAACAGGCCCTGGCGCAGTTGGCGGATGCCCGGGCCCAGCAGCAGAAGGCCGTAGTGCGAGCTCCGGTGGCCGGAGTGATTTCCGAGCGTCATGCCCGTATCGGGGCCTTGAGCGCCAGCGAACCGCTGTTTCGCTTGATTCGCGACAACCAGCTGGAGCTGGACGGTGAGGTGACGCAGAAAGGCTTGTTCCTGCTGGACGTCGGCACCCAGATCCAGGTCCAGGCGGCGGGAGTGGCAGAGCCGGTGATCGGTACCGTGCGCTTGCTGGCCCCGAAGGTCGATCCCCTGAGTCGGCGGGCCCGGGTGCGCATCGCCCTGGCCGCCGCGCCTGGGCTGCGTGCCGGCAGCTTCGCCACTGCCAGCCTCGAATTGCCGCACCAGGCGTCGAGCCTGGTCCTGCCGCAGCGGGCCCTGACCTTCGTCAGCGACCAGCAGGCCTCGGTCATGGTGCTGGGGCTGGACGGCAAGGCCAGCTTGCGCCAGGTCCGTGTCGGCCGGCGCGATGGTATCCAGGTCGAGCTGCTGTCTGGTCTGGCCGAGGGCGAGCGCGTGGTGGCCCAGGCCTCGGCCTTCGTTCGCGAAGGCGATGTAGTCAGCCTGGGTGACGACCAGCCGCAGGCAACGCCATGA
- a CDS encoding TetR/AcrR family transcriptional regulator, whose protein sequence is MRTADPCKAQRRRRQILDAALECFAQHGFHATSTAQICTAAGMSPGNLFHYFPSKAAIIEAIAEQDQNSTVQLFERWSGAKDVLKAIEELVLAMMELSSDPLQARISIEVAAEASRNPQLWALFAANETRVKADLAALLERGMAAGQVDPHLDSAMAAVWLVALTEGAIARVVLEPGFKAREHQPMLRQIIHRFLRPQPPESC, encoded by the coding sequence TTGAGAACGGCAGACCCCTGCAAGGCACAACGCCGGCGTCGACAGATCCTCGACGCGGCGCTGGAATGTTTCGCCCAACACGGTTTTCACGCTACCAGCACCGCGCAGATCTGCACCGCTGCCGGCATGAGCCCGGGTAACCTGTTCCATTACTTTCCCAGCAAGGCCGCGATCATCGAGGCGATTGCCGAGCAGGACCAGAACAGTACCGTTCAACTGTTCGAGCGCTGGAGTGGGGCCAAGGATGTACTGAAGGCCATCGAGGAACTGGTCCTGGCCATGATGGAGCTGTCCAGCGATCCGCTGCAGGCTCGCATCAGCATCGAGGTGGCGGCCGAGGCCAGCCGCAATCCCCAGCTGTGGGCACTGTTCGCCGCCAATGAAACCCGGGTCAAGGCCGACCTGGCAGCCCTGCTCGAACGGGGCATGGCCGCCGGCCAGGTCGATCCGCACCTGGACTCGGCCATGGCCGCGGTATGGCTGGTAGCACTCACGGAAGGGGCCATCGCCCGGGTGGTGCTGGAACCGGGGTTCAAGGCCCGGGAGCATCAACCCATGCTGCGCCAGATCATTCACCGTTTTCTGCGACCGCAACCCCCCGAGTCGTGTTGA
- a CDS encoding MFS transporter yields the protein MNDQHRATPDPAPARPAQVRRRSLLAGCSAHAVHDGLTDVIYVLLPVWQAQFALSYAQIGLLRGVYAGTMAGVQLLASRAARHWGRERLLVGGTALAGLAYLLAGQATGLGVLLLALLLGGLGASTQHPLASSLITDTHEAGGGVKEALAQYNFAGDIGKTLVPGLVGLLLAVISWRASVTLVGVLGLVAAGLLWWLIPSRASTSAMRGKAPTTAGPRGAPRGLWALIVTGTLDSAVRMGFLTFLPFLLKAKGAGSAGIGLALTLLFIGGAFGKLFCGYLGARIGMMKTVWLTESSTAGLIVLAVMLPYGGLMLMLPLLGLVLNGTSSVLYGAVPDLVGSAKRDQAFSLFYTGTIGGGALAPVLAGLLSDAVGVTVAVMVLAALLFLTLPLSWHVQRRLPIDDSVPPATA from the coding sequence ATGAATGATCAGCACCGTGCAACGCCCGATCCGGCTCCCGCCCGGCCTGCCCAGGTGCGGCGTCGTTCGTTGCTGGCGGGTTGCAGCGCCCATGCCGTGCACGATGGCCTCACCGATGTGATCTATGTCCTGCTGCCGGTATGGCAGGCACAGTTCGCCCTGAGCTACGCCCAGATCGGCCTGTTGCGTGGGGTCTATGCCGGGACGATGGCCGGCGTCCAGCTGCTGGCTAGCCGGGCGGCCAGGCACTGGGGGCGCGAGCGCCTGCTGGTGGGCGGCACCGCGCTCGCCGGGCTGGCCTACCTGCTAGCCGGGCAGGCGACGGGGCTGGGCGTGCTGCTCTTGGCGCTGCTGCTCGGTGGCCTGGGGGCCAGTACCCAGCATCCGCTGGCCTCCTCGCTGATCACCGATACCCATGAAGCCGGTGGTGGGGTCAAGGAGGCGCTGGCGCAGTACAACTTCGCTGGCGACATCGGCAAGACCCTGGTTCCCGGCCTGGTGGGCCTGTTGCTGGCGGTGATCAGCTGGCGTGCCAGCGTCACCCTGGTGGGTGTGCTGGGGCTGGTGGCGGCCGGGCTGCTGTGGTGGCTGATCCCGTCCCGGGCCAGCACCTCGGCCATGCGTGGCAAGGCGCCTACCACTGCAGGTCCTCGGGGGGCGCCCCGCGGGCTGTGGGCACTGATCGTCACCGGCACTCTGGACAGCGCGGTGCGCATGGGTTTCCTGACCTTTCTGCCGTTCCTGCTCAAGGCCAAGGGCGCTGGCAGCGCCGGCATCGGCCTGGCCCTGACCCTGCTGTTCATCGGTGGTGCGTTCGGCAAGCTGTTCTGCGGTTACCTCGGGGCGCGCATCGGCATGATGAAGACCGTCTGGCTGACCGAGTCCAGCACAGCCGGCCTGATCGTGCTGGCGGTCATGCTGCCCTATGGCGGGCTGATGCTGATGTTGCCGCTGCTGGGCCTGGTACTCAACGGCACCTCGTCGGTGCTGTATGGCGCCGTGCCGGACCTGGTGGGCAGTGCCAAGCGCGACCAGGCCTTCTCGCTGTTCTATACCGGCACCATCGGCGGTGGGGCGCTCGCTCCAGTGCTGGCCGGGTTGCTCAGCGACGCCGTCGGGGTCACGGTGGCGGTGATGGTACTGGCGGCGCTGCTGTTCCTGACACTGCCCTTGTCCTGGCATGTGCAGCGCCGGTTGCCGATCGATGACAGCGTCCCGCCCGCAACCGCCTGA
- a CDS encoding MFS transporter, whose translation MNPPLHRVRLALFLCGCAAFLNLYATQGILAVFAQAFSVSVREAGWSITATTLAVAVSAPFTSRLTGAFDQRRVIVLAALALALPTLLVACAGTFAQLLLWRFVEGLLIPVVFATSVAYIGDRWRGGTVTEVTSLYVAGTVLGGFAGRFVTGIATQYLGWREAFVVLAGLSLLIGLAIYWLLPANPGVIGQRRPTQAGAWRQLCSKPLLATYAVGFCVLFSQVATFTYAGLYLSQPPFDLGPAALGTLYGVFLLALVVIPIAGRLSKSRPQVELLVVAAVLGVCGSALSVLSSLWLMVLGLALSSTGVFLAQAAANAFTTATAGTHKAGAVGLYLTCYYLGGSCGAVVPAVLWHHWGWPGCVALIAVFQVLALLIGWHGWRSPQPRPRLAS comes from the coding sequence ATGAATCCCCCCCTGCATCGTGTCCGCCTGGCCCTGTTCTTGTGTGGCTGCGCAGCCTTCCTCAACCTGTATGCGACCCAGGGCATTCTTGCCGTGTTCGCCCAGGCGTTTTCGGTGAGCGTCAGGGAGGCCGGCTGGAGCATCACCGCCACCACCCTGGCGGTCGCGGTCAGCGCCCCCTTTACCAGCCGCCTGACCGGTGCTTTCGATCAGCGTCGGGTGATCGTGCTGGCCGCCTTGGCGCTGGCGTTGCCGACCTTGCTGGTGGCCTGCGCCGGCACCTTCGCCCAGCTGTTGCTGTGGCGCTTCGTCGAGGGCCTGTTGATCCCCGTGGTGTTCGCCACCAGCGTGGCCTATATCGGCGACCGCTGGAGGGGCGGCACGGTTACCGAAGTCACCAGCCTGTATGTAGCCGGCACCGTGCTTGGCGGGTTTGCCGGGCGCTTTGTCACCGGCATCGCCACCCAATACCTGGGCTGGCGCGAGGCCTTTGTCGTACTGGCGGGCCTGAGCCTGCTGATCGGCCTGGCCATCTACTGGCTGTTGCCTGCCAATCCTGGCGTGATCGGGCAGCGCCGGCCAACGCAAGCCGGTGCCTGGCGCCAGCTGTGCAGCAAACCCTTGCTGGCGACCTACGCCGTGGGCTTTTGCGTGCTGTTCTCGCAAGTGGCCACCTTCACCTACGCCGGGCTCTACCTCAGCCAGCCGCCATTCGATCTGGGACCGGCGGCCCTGGGGACGCTCTACGGCGTGTTCCTGCTGGCGCTGGTGGTGATCCCCATCGCGGGGCGCCTGAGCAAGTCACGGCCCCAGGTCGAGCTGCTGGTGGTGGCAGCCGTGCTGGGTGTCTGCGGGTCGGCCCTGAGCGTGTTGTCTTCATTGTGGCTGATGGTCCTGGGCCTGGCCCTGAGCTCCACCGGGGTGTTCCTGGCCCAGGCAGCGGCCAATGCCTTCACCACGGCCACCGCCGGCACGCACAAGGCCGGCGCGGTCGGGTTGTACCTGACCTGTTACTACCTGGGGGGCAGCTGCGGTGCGGTGGTTCCGGCGGTGCTCTGGCATCACTGGGGCTGGCCGGGCTGCGTCGCGCTGATCGCGGTCTTCCAGGTACTGGCTCTGCTGATTGGCTGGCACGGCTGGCGCTCCCCGCAGCCACGTCCCCGGCTGGCCAGCTGA
- a CDS encoding LysR family transcriptional regulator translates to MLDLRRLRYFLTVAEELHFGRAALRLHLAQPPLTRQISALETELGFRLFDRTSRSVSLTAQGQHFLPYARAVLEQVERAQTMATKLAAGSAGQLAVGYASSIALSELFSQAIQAFAQRFPEVQLTLVEGASASQWAQIADGRIDIGLSRMQPPDDWQEIHTLSLGDEPLVAALASDSPLAAQAQVTLAELSEYPLILFPTGYGSGLNEAIEQLYRGHGLPLRPGPSGRQITSIIALVAAGQGIALVPRCTRTLAKKGVSYRPVADLGATAPLLVLTHGQKRSHLAQAFIGVIEGLHQAQQAAGEA, encoded by the coding sequence ATGCTCGATCTACGCAGGCTGCGTTACTTTCTGACCGTCGCCGAGGAATTGCACTTCGGCCGCGCCGCGTTGCGCTTGCACCTTGCGCAGCCGCCCCTGACCCGCCAGATCTCGGCGCTGGAAACCGAACTGGGGTTCCGCCTGTTCGACCGCACCAGCCGTAGCGTGTCCCTGACCGCCCAGGGCCAGCATTTTCTGCCCTATGCCCGGGCAGTCCTGGAACAGGTGGAGCGGGCCCAGACCATGGCCACCAAACTGGCCGCTGGCAGCGCCGGGCAACTGGCCGTGGGTTACGCCAGCTCGATCGCCCTGTCGGAGCTGTTCAGCCAGGCGATCCAGGCCTTCGCCCAGCGTTTTCCCGAGGTACAGCTGACGCTGGTGGAGGGCGCTTCCGCCAGTCAGTGGGCACAGATCGCCGATGGGCGTATCGACATCGGCCTGAGCCGGATGCAGCCTCCGGACGACTGGCAGGAGATCCACACCTTGTCCCTGGGGGACGAGCCGCTGGTGGCGGCGCTGGCCAGCGACAGCCCGCTGGCGGCACAGGCCCAAGTGACCCTGGCCGAACTCAGCGAATATCCCTTGATCCTGTTTCCGACCGGATATGGCTCGGGGCTCAACGAAGCCATCGAGCAGCTGTACCGTGGCCATGGCCTGCCCCTGCGCCCGGGGCCCAGCGGGCGGCAGATCACCTCGATCATCGCCCTGGTGGCCGCCGGCCAAGGCATCGCCCTGGTGCCGCGCTGTACCCGGACCCTGGCGAAAAAAGGCGTGAGCTATCGGCCCGTGGCGGACCTGGGTGCCACGGCCCCCTTGCTGGTCCTGACCCACGGCCAAAAGCGCAGCCACCTGGCGCAG